A region from the uncultured Holophaga sp. genome encodes:
- a CDS encoding RHS repeat-associated core domain-containing protein, translating to MLPGQICDGLLSSLGFPQHSHDLLVCQLLGSHQGAPLSGWTLTFPLALRFGGRPLLFYTRDHLGSIRELTDNTQTVRARYDYDPYGRMTKISGDKDSAFTYTGHFWHAQSGLNLALFRAYDSNCARWVNRDPLAEFGGLNNYNYINNNAVNDVDDLGLCYNSSGEVWQCKLRFLAALDSRIKAIDQLEDMLRAEYLNKIKLINEQVDIMNHPVTGWDASKSRSVNAINAAFDVLDEVANDYAGERMRQNAYSRLVRQLVMLQKMRQQAWDEYKEKIKTCKMCEKCS from the coding sequence ATGCTCCCGGGCCAGATCTGCGATGGACTTCTCTCCTCGCTCGGCTTCCCGCAGCACAGCCACGATCTGCTCGTCTGTCAGCTTCTGGGGTCTCATCAGGGGGCTCCTCTTTCAGGATGGACCCTAACGTTTCCTTTGGCTCTCAGATTTGGGGGAAGACCACTGCTGTTCTACACCAGGGATCACCTCGGGAGCATTCGGGAACTTACGGACAATACACAGACTGTAAGAGCCCGATATGACTACGACCCCTATGGGCGCATGACGAAGATCAGTGGGGACAAAGACTCAGCCTTCACCTACACGGGGCATTTCTGGCATGCCCAGAGTGGGCTGAATCTTGCGCTATTTCGTGCTTATGACTCGAATTGTGCTAGATGGGTTAATAGGGATCCATTGGCTGAATTTGGTGGGTTGAATAATTATAATTATATAAATAACAATGCTGTTAATGACGTTGATGATCTAGGGTTGTGCTATAATTCATCTGGAGAAGTGTGGCAATGTAAGCTGAGATTTTTGGCTGCATTGGATAGCCGTATAAAGGCAATCGATCAACTGGAGGATATGCTTCGAGCTGAATATTTGAATAAAATAAAGCTTATAAATGAGCAAGTGGACATCATGAATCATCCTGTGACAGGGTGGGATGCGTCGAAGTCAAGATCTGTAAATGCTATAAATGCAGCATTCGATGTTCTGGATGAGGTCGCTAATGACTATGCAGGAGAGCGAATGCGTCAGAATGCCTATTCTCGGCTTGTTCGTCAATTGGTTATGCTGCAGAAAATGCGGCAACAGGCGTGGGATGAGTATAAAGAAAAAATTAAAACATGTAAAATGTGTGAAAAATGTTCTTAA
- a CDS encoding non-canonical purine NTP pyrophosphatase yields the protein MKLLLATRNAHKVEEFHELLPAIEFTPWPSEAPEIPESGAFFQDNALQKATFARDWWTAQGREPMDGFLADDSGLCVDALWGGPGVLSARFAAHLGYAEKNPLLLSMLPEGAPRSARFVCVLALAPTQGAPFTVGGSVEGSLAPEPRGLQGFGYDPIFIPQGHTRTFGELGSEIKHSLSHRGNAAAELRARLGM from the coding sequence GTGAAGCTGCTGCTCGCCACCCGCAACGCCCACAAGGTCGAGGAGTTCCACGAGCTCCTCCCCGCCATCGAGTTCACCCCCTGGCCCAGTGAAGCCCCGGAGATCCCCGAGAGCGGGGCCTTTTTCCAGGACAACGCCCTACAGAAGGCCACCTTCGCCCGGGACTGGTGGACCGCCCAGGGCCGCGAGCCGATGGACGGCTTCCTGGCGGACGACTCCGGACTCTGCGTGGATGCCCTCTGGGGTGGCCCCGGCGTCCTCTCTGCCCGCTTCGCCGCCCACCTGGGCTACGCGGAGAAGAACCCCCTCCTCCTCTCCATGCTCCCGGAGGGTGCCCCCCGCAGCGCCCGATTCGTCTGCGTCCTGGCCCTGGCCCCCACCCAGGGAGCCCCCTTCACCGTGGGCGGCTCCGTGGAGGGCAGCCTGGCCCCCGAACCCCGGGGCCTCCAGGGCTTCGGCTACGACCCCATCTTCATTCCCCAGGGCCACACCCGGACCTTCGGCGAACTGGGCAGCGAAATCAAGCACAGCCTCAGCCACCGGGGGAATGCCGCGGCGGAGCTCAGGGCGCGGCTGGGGATGTAG
- a CDS encoding ThiF family adenylyltransferase, with protein MIDRYAKQRIFLGREPEARLHDRRVAVVGLGATGSVLASWLARAGVGHLTLIDRDLVELSNLQRQLLYGEADLGRPKAEAACQRLGEANSSISLKAEVADLTSGNARELLAGYDLILDGTDNFEARFLINDVAILSGTPWIYTGAIGGEGMIWPLNPPKTACLRCLIEEPPASGDVDTCDSAGVLGPAVGIAASWAALEAIKILTGREPHPEVARFDFWYNERQFIQPPTHRCRFCTDKVTEFLDARWSLKASSLCGLEGVQIRVNPPRQLDLGALKERLEARTGQPWKDSGLALTGHEGENRFTLFKDGRALIHGPITPERAKGWYTEVIGA; from the coding sequence ATGATCGACCGTTATGCCAAGCAGCGCATCTTTTTGGGGCGGGAGCCCGAGGCCCGGCTGCATGACCGCCGGGTCGCCGTGGTGGGACTGGGCGCCACCGGATCAGTGCTGGCTTCCTGGCTGGCCCGGGCCGGGGTCGGGCACCTGACCCTCATCGACCGGGACCTGGTGGAGCTGAGCAACCTCCAGCGCCAGCTCCTCTATGGAGAGGCGGATCTGGGCCGCCCCAAGGCCGAGGCCGCCTGCCAGCGCCTCGGCGAAGCCAACTCCTCCATCTCCCTGAAGGCCGAGGTGGCCGATCTCACCTCCGGCAACGCCCGGGAGCTTCTGGCCGGTTATGACCTGATCCTGGACGGCACCGACAACTTCGAGGCCCGTTTCCTGATCAACGATGTGGCCATCCTCAGCGGCACCCCGTGGATCTACACCGGGGCCATCGGTGGCGAGGGCATGATCTGGCCCCTGAACCCCCCGAAGACCGCCTGCCTGCGTTGCCTGATCGAGGAGCCCCCCGCCAGCGGCGATGTGGATACCTGCGACAGTGCCGGGGTCCTGGGCCCCGCCGTGGGCATCGCCGCCAGCTGGGCTGCCCTGGAGGCCATCAAGATCCTCACGGGGCGGGAACCCCACCCCGAGGTGGCCCGCTTCGACTTCTGGTACAACGAGCGCCAGTTCATCCAGCCCCCCACCCACCGCTGCCGCTTCTGCACCGACAAGGTCACGGAGTTCCTGGATGCCCGCTGGTCCCTCAAGGCCTCCTCCCTCTGCGGCCTCGAAGGGGTGCAGATCCGGGTCAATCCGCCCCGCCAGCTCGACCTGGGCGCCCTCAAGGAGCGCCTTGAGGCCCGTACCGGCCAGCCCTGGAAGGACTCGGGCCTGGCCCTCACCGGCCACGAGGGGGAGAACCGCTTCACCCTCTTCAAGGATGGCCGCGCCCTCATCCACGGCCCGATCACCCCCGAGCGGGCCAAGGGCTGGTACACGGAAGTCATCGGAGCCTGA
- the xerC gene encoding site-specific tyrosine recombinase XerC, with translation MLRKRPKPPIGDIHDPEGLYNLMRRFLACMEEKHCSQETVSTRERHLRWFLIWCDERGLTKPSEIDSSILERYQRHLFYYRKANGEPLAIASQHLRLIPLGLWFKWMAKKGTIPSNPAAELELPKLGLRLPKAVLTAKEAEAVLAMPDIRTRIGLRDRAILETFYSTGMRRAELIRLHMHQVDFERGVVLIREGKGGKDRIVPIGERALAWIGAYLERSRPALERGQDDGVLFLTNRGRGFSLVRLTSLVEAYVRTAGIGKRGSCHLFRHTAATLMLENGADIRALQEILGHAELTTTQIYTRVSIGHLKAIHTATHPGRLAKVGQHGEPDEPGGGGGCPDTRDHGSTRNI, from the coding sequence ATGCTGCGGAAGCGACCCAAGCCGCCCATCGGCGATATCCACGACCCTGAGGGGCTCTACAACCTCATGCGGCGCTTCCTGGCGTGCATGGAGGAGAAACACTGTTCCCAGGAGACCGTCAGCACCCGGGAGCGGCATCTGCGCTGGTTCCTTATCTGGTGTGACGAGCGGGGATTGACCAAGCCGTCAGAGATCGACAGTTCCATCCTCGAACGCTACCAGCGACACCTGTTCTACTACCGCAAAGCCAATGGCGAACCTCTGGCGATTGCCAGTCAACACCTGCGCCTCATTCCTTTGGGACTCTGGTTCAAGTGGATGGCGAAAAAGGGCACCATTCCCAGCAATCCCGCCGCTGAACTGGAACTGCCCAAGCTGGGGCTGAGGCTCCCTAAGGCGGTTCTGACGGCGAAGGAAGCGGAAGCGGTCCTCGCCATGCCCGACATTCGCACGAGGATCGGGCTTCGGGACCGGGCAATCCTGGAGACGTTCTACAGCACGGGCATGAGGAGGGCGGAGCTGATCCGTCTGCACATGCACCAAGTGGACTTTGAGCGGGGGGTGGTCCTGATCCGGGAGGGCAAGGGCGGCAAGGATCGTATCGTGCCCATCGGAGAGCGTGCGCTGGCGTGGATTGGTGCCTACCTGGAGCGGTCGCGTCCGGCGCTGGAGAGGGGGCAGGATGACGGGGTGCTGTTCCTGACCAATCGAGGGCGTGGGTTCAGCCTCGTGAGGTTGACCAGTCTGGTGGAGGCGTACGTCCGAACGGCAGGGATCGGAAAGCGGGGAAGCTGCCACCTGTTCCGGCACACGGCGGCAACGCTCATGCTGGAGAATGGGGCGGACATCCGGGCGCTCCAGGAGATCCTGGGGCACGCCGAGCTGACCACGACTCAGATCTATACCCGGGTGAGCATTGGTCATCTCAAGGCGATCCACACCGCCACGCATCCGGGGAGGCTGGCGAAGGTGGGGCAGCATGGAGAGCCCGATGAGCCAGGAGGAGGAGGGGGCTGCCCCGACACCCGTGACCATGGGAGCACTCGGAACATTTAG
- a CDS encoding recombinase family protein: MNAKKAKTPGRVIGYCRVSTSDQADFGVSLDAQTEKIRGWCEVHGYEAGEILVDRGLSGGRSDNRPALQEALRLIGRGDSLVVYSLSRLARSTRDTLAIAESLERRGADLVSLSERIDTTSSTGKMVFRLLAVLSEFERDVVSERTSMAMRHLRSCGRYTGGFEPYGYRSVEGALQVVPEEMETIRLIHHLRGEGESLRSISKRLSGHGIQSRAGKPLHPALIARILKGDGHE; this comes from the coding sequence ATGAACGCAAAAAAGGCGAAGACCCCCGGGCGTGTCATCGGCTACTGCCGGGTGAGCACCTCGGATCAGGCGGACTTCGGGGTCAGTCTGGATGCCCAGACGGAGAAGATCCGGGGATGGTGCGAGGTCCACGGCTACGAGGCGGGGGAGATCCTGGTGGATCGGGGGCTGAGTGGGGGGCGTTCCGACAACCGCCCCGCCTTGCAGGAAGCCTTGCGCCTGATTGGGCGGGGGGACTCCCTGGTGGTCTACAGCCTCAGCCGCCTTGCCCGGAGCACGCGGGATACCCTGGCGATTGCGGAGAGCCTGGAGCGCCGTGGGGCGGATCTGGTGTCCCTCTCGGAGCGGATCGATACCACGTCCTCCACGGGGAAGATGGTGTTCCGGCTCCTGGCGGTCCTCAGTGAGTTCGAGCGGGACGTGGTGTCCGAGCGCACGTCCATGGCGATGCGACACCTCCGGTCCTGCGGCAGATACACGGGCGGCTTTGAACCCTACGGGTATCGCAGCGTGGAGGGGGCGCTCCAGGTGGTGCCCGAGGAGATGGAGACCATCCGCCTGATTCATCACCTGCGGGGGGAGGGGGAGTCCCTGCGGTCGATCAGCAAGCGGCTGTCCGGGCACGGCATCCAGTCCCGCGCAGGGAAACCCCTTCATCCGGCACTGATCGCCCGGATTCTAAAAGGAGACGGTCATGAGTGA
- a CDS encoding transposase — translation MRPQKLTDEQIVAVLREAERGEKSIADLAREHGVAEQTIYRWRRKFAGSTVSDVRRLKQLEKDNARLLRLLGQREVEIDAMKELLRKKW, via the coding sequence ATGAGACCCCAGAAGCTGACAGACGAGCAGATCGTGGCTGTGCTGCGGGAAGCCGAGCGAGGAGAGAAGTCCATCGCAGATCTGGCCCGGGAGCATGGCGTAGCCGAGCAGACCATCTACCGGTGGCGACGGAAGTTTGCCGGAAGCACGGTCTCGGATGTCCGCCGACTCAAGCAGTTGGAGAAGGACAACGCCCGCCTGCTGCGCCTCCTGGGGCAGCGCGAGGTCGAGATCGACGCCATGAAGGAGCTCCTCCGAAAAAAATGGTAA
- a CDS encoding IS3 family transposase, whose protein sequence is MVSARQKREGARVLKARRIPERRIAALIGLSRSGMRYRVRPKPQDCLAERIQALSSEHPRYGQVRIWALLRRADIVVNHKAVSRLWQKLGLQLTRRPKRRKVRSGDGVPRAAEFPNHVWTYDFVFAWTLGGSALKFLTLEDEYTRECLAIEVGRSFRALHVKEVLARVIAQRGVPKFIRSDNGPEFVSLEIGLWLKEQGVDTHLIDPGKPWQNGLAESFNARFRDECLNGESFHGVPEARVIAQAFMRSFNEGHPHSSLGFHTPSEFADLCAMGALPPNPRDLSPWATPGNRRRAGMSQPPPSGGPGSALRSLPSVALSSVQAEETLP, encoded by the coding sequence ATGGTAAGCGCCCGGCAGAAGCGGGAAGGGGCTCGGGTGCTGAAAGCCAGGCGGATCCCGGAGCGGCGCATCGCCGCTCTGATTGGCCTATCCCGATCAGGCATGCGCTATCGCGTACGCCCGAAGCCGCAGGACTGCTTGGCAGAGCGTATCCAGGCCTTGAGTTCGGAGCATCCCCGCTACGGGCAGGTCCGCATCTGGGCTCTACTCCGACGAGCGGACATCGTCGTCAACCACAAGGCTGTGAGCCGACTCTGGCAAAAGCTGGGGCTCCAGCTCACCCGGCGCCCGAAGCGCAGGAAGGTCCGTTCTGGCGATGGCGTGCCAAGGGCTGCCGAGTTTCCGAACCACGTTTGGACCTACGACTTCGTGTTTGCCTGGACTCTGGGAGGGTCGGCTCTAAAGTTCCTGACCCTGGAGGATGAATACACCCGAGAGTGCTTGGCGATCGAGGTGGGTCGGTCCTTCCGGGCGCTCCATGTCAAAGAGGTGCTGGCCCGTGTCATCGCCCAACGGGGAGTGCCGAAGTTCATCCGGAGCGACAATGGCCCTGAGTTCGTCTCATTGGAGATCGGGCTCTGGCTGAAAGAGCAAGGAGTCGACACCCACCTGATCGATCCGGGCAAGCCTTGGCAGAATGGTCTGGCTGAAAGCTTCAATGCTCGATTCAGAGACGAGTGCCTGAATGGGGAATCCTTCCATGGCGTGCCAGAAGCCAGGGTGATCGCCCAGGCCTTCATGAGGTCCTTCAACGAAGGGCACCCCCATTCAAGCCTGGGGTTCCATACACCCAGTGAGTTCGCAGACCTATGCGCCATGGGGGCTCTGCCCCCAAACCCCCGGGATTTATCGCCTTGGGCCACCCCCGGTAACCGACGAAGGGCTGGCATGAGCCAGCCCCCACCGTCAGGTGGCCCCGGATCGGCGCTCAGGTCGCTTCCCAGCGTTGCCTTATCCTCCGTCCAGGCGGAAGAGACGCTACCATGA